Proteins encoded in a region of the Scomber scombrus chromosome 16, fScoSco1.1, whole genome shotgun sequence genome:
- the cdca8 gene encoding borealin isoform X2: protein MAPRKRTTKQRKNNPKIAKLEAFLEDFDIDVKTRVEQQKEKMNQLLKDIDNTYNMGLIKLPKAVRLMNWLEYCKSEKPKSPQVDDTKREEEAAIVESVVAEDHAVLLKSVKKTTKKKAGSKSCSEDEIPSSTVKKGKATRKPPTTSKRAKALSISQQNTSIRRSSRKPMITPARNMLDSSLLMGSTPLITPRFDPRLPKTPAVRIPRHKERVYSISVNGSPIAAGDTDIVINVPIGNGESVQLLASQMDSVDLSLLDETALRSIRQLQNRLTTLCGTSI, encoded by the exons ATGGCTCCCAGGAAGAGAACCACCAAACAGCGTAAAAACAACCCCAAGATAGCCAAGCTGGAGGCCTTCCTGGAGGATTTCGACATCGACG tgaAGACAAGAGTCGaacaacaaaaagagaagatgaaCCAGCTGTTGAAAGATATTGACAACACCTACAACATGGGACTGATTAAGCTCCCCAAGGCAGTCAGGCTAATGAACTGGTTGGAATATTGCA agTCTGAGAAACCAAAGTCACCACAGGTGGATGATACGAAG agagaagaggaagcagCAATAGTTGAGAGTGTCGTGGCCGAGGATCACGCCGTCCTTCTAAAATCAGTCAAGAAAA CGACAAAGAAAAAGGCTGGAAGCAAATCCTGTTCAGAGGATGAAATCCCCTCGAGCACAGTGAAGAAG GGTAAGGCAACGAGGAAGCCTCCAACTACCTCCAAAAGAGCAAAAGCACTTTCAATCAGCCAGCAAAACACCTCCATCAGAAG ATCATCCAGGAAGCCCATGATCACTCCTGCCAGGAACATGCTGGATTCTTCTCTGTTGATGGGCTCGACTCCCCTCATCACCCCACGCTTTGACCCAAG GCTCCCTAAGACCCCCGCTGTGAGAATTCCCCGCCACAAAGAAAGGGTCTACAGCATTTCCGTCAATGGCTCTCCCATTGCAGCAGGTGACACCGACATTGTCATCAACGTCCCCATCGGCAACGGAGAG AGTGTTCAGCTGCTGGCCAGTCAGATGGACTCAGTGGATCTGTCACTCCTGGATGAAACCGCCCTAAGGAGCATTCGACAGTTGCAG AATCGCCTCACAACACTGTGTGGAACAAGCATTTAA
- the airim gene encoding AFG2-interacting ribosome maturation factor, which yields MSKAALLSLQQALRKSFQTLECNQKVWKSVLSECSPLMDSLANLAEQWKALSNIQIANTPLKDFPDLEEKLRFKLLLATDTVLGKLNEKMSALQSVRDAISNQVYAVIQLYEQNADSLDLLSVTERSATAPSIADMLEWLQDAERYYRQQFLKKKTLLQTVRADNLSLLESTPEKWKSLESPSADNHITDTLCKVSFFMESQ from the exons ATGTCCAAAGCTGCACTATTATCACTTCAACAAGCGCTGAGGAAAAGCTTTCAGACTCTGGAATGCAACCAGAAAGTATGGAAGAGTGTGCTGTCCGAGTGCAGCCCCCTCATGGACTCTCTCGCGAACTTGGCAGAGCAATGGAAAGCGCTGTCCAACATCCAGATCGCCAACACACCTCTCAAAGACTTCCCAGACCTGGAGGAGAAGCTGCGTTTCAAACTTTTACTAGCCACGGATACAGTACTGGGGAAACTCAATGAAAAGAT GTCTGCTCTCCAGTCTGTCAGAGACGCCATTAGTAACCAGGTCTATGCAGTCATTCAGCTGTACGAACAGAACGCAGACAGTCTGGACCTGCTCTCTGTAACCGAGCGCTCAGCTACCGCCCCGTCAATCGCTGACATGCTGGAGTGGCTGCAGGATGCTGAGCGTTACTATCGACAACA ATTTCTGAAAAAGAAGACTCTGCTACAGACGGTCCGAGCGGACAACCTCTCCCTGCTTGAATCTACTCCCGAGAAATGGAAATCATTGGAGTCTCCCAGTGCAGATAACCACATCACTG ATACACTTTGCAAAGTGTCCTTCTTTATGGAGTCCCAGTGA
- the cldn35 gene encoding claudin-4 — translation MVNTGMQLISFTCAVTGWIMAIAVTALPQWKVSAFIGSNILTSEIKWEGIWMNCIYQTTGHMQCKTYDSMLALPPDIQAARALMCLAIFMGWLSCTVSCCGMKCTTCAGDDRRAKAGIALSGGVLFILTGLCVLIPVSWTANTVIQDFYNPNVPLMHKRELGQAIYLGWASAVILMISGAVLSSTCPLMERDGRYRRGYIGRSFANSPASAPDPPKPITSNSVPLKEYV, via the coding sequence ATGGTGAACACAGGCATGCAGCTCATCAGCTTCACCTGTGCGGTGACCGGCTGGATCATGGCGATCGCAGTCACAGCCTTGCCTCAGTGGAAGGTCTCGGCCTTCATCGGCAGCAACATCCTGACCTCGGAGATCAAATGGGAAGGCATCTGGATGAACTGCATCTACCAGACCACTGGTCACATGCAGTGTAAGACTTATGATTCCATGCTGGCCTTGCCTCCTGACATCCAGGCAGCCCGCGCCCTCATGTGTTTGGCCATCTTCATGGGCTGGCTCTCCTGCACCGTGTCCTGCTGCGGCATGAAGTGCACCACCTGCGCCGGGGATGACCGTAGGGCCAAGGCGGGTATCGCGCTCTCCGGCGGGGTTCTCTTCATTCTGACGGGCCTGTGCGTGCTCATTCCCGTTTCCTGGACTGCCAACACCGTCATCCAGGATTTCTACAACCCCAACGTGCCCCTGATGCACAAGCGAGAGCTGGGTCAGGCTATCTATCTGGGCTGGGCATCTGCAGTCATCCTTATGATCAGTGGAGCTGTGCTGAGCAGCACCTGCCCCCTCATGGAGAGGGATGGCAGGTACCGCAGGGGCTACATAGGCCGGAGCTTTGCTAATTCACCTGCTTCAGCACCAGATCCCCCAAAACCTATCACATCTAACAGTGTACCATTGAAGGAGTATGTATAG
- the cdca8 gene encoding borealin isoform X1, producing MAPRKRTTKQRKNNPKIAKLEAFLEDFDIDVKTRVEQQKEKMNQLLKDIDNTYNMGLIKLPKAVRLMNWLEYCKSEKPKSPQVDDTKREEEAAIVESVVAEDHAVLLKSVKKTATKKKAGSKSCSEDEIPSSTVKKGKATRKPPTTSKRAKALSISQQNTSIRRSSRKPMITPARNMLDSSLLMGSTPLITPRFDPRLPKTPAVRIPRHKERVYSISVNGSPIAAGDTDIVINVPIGNGESVQLLASQMDSVDLSLLDETALRSIRQLQNRLTTLCGTSI from the exons ATGGCTCCCAGGAAGAGAACCACCAAACAGCGTAAAAACAACCCCAAGATAGCCAAGCTGGAGGCCTTCCTGGAGGATTTCGACATCGACG tgaAGACAAGAGTCGaacaacaaaaagagaagatgaaCCAGCTGTTGAAAGATATTGACAACACCTACAACATGGGACTGATTAAGCTCCCCAAGGCAGTCAGGCTAATGAACTGGTTGGAATATTGCA agTCTGAGAAACCAAAGTCACCACAGGTGGATGATACGAAG agagaagaggaagcagCAATAGTTGAGAGTGTCGTGGCCGAGGATCACGCCGTCCTTCTAAAATCAGTCAAGAAAA CAGCGACAAAGAAAAAGGCTGGAAGCAAATCCTGTTCAGAGGATGAAATCCCCTCGAGCACAGTGAAGAAG GGTAAGGCAACGAGGAAGCCTCCAACTACCTCCAAAAGAGCAAAAGCACTTTCAATCAGCCAGCAAAACACCTCCATCAGAAG ATCATCCAGGAAGCCCATGATCACTCCTGCCAGGAACATGCTGGATTCTTCTCTGTTGATGGGCTCGACTCCCCTCATCACCCCACGCTTTGACCCAAG GCTCCCTAAGACCCCCGCTGTGAGAATTCCCCGCCACAAAGAAAGGGTCTACAGCATTTCCGTCAATGGCTCTCCCATTGCAGCAGGTGACACCGACATTGTCATCAACGTCCCCATCGGCAACGGAGAG AGTGTTCAGCTGCTGGCCAGTCAGATGGACTCAGTGGATCTGTCACTCCTGGATGAAACCGCCCTAAGGAGCATTCGACAGTTGCAG AATCGCCTCACAACACTGTGTGGAACAAGCATTTAA